In the genome of Ignavibacteriales bacterium, one region contains:
- a CDS encoding T9SS type A sorting domain-containing protein gives MSDSLYNIGEYLSRSEHHPFLTADGKTMYFQANYDTLGAYHSVWESKMIIDENGDTVLTDIKEEHQIKLPEKFLLFQNYPNPFNPTTKIKYTVADAYYASQAWVSLKVFDILGNEVTTIVNEYKPAGSYEVEFQSAVGSHQLSSGVYYYQLKVGNFIETKKMILLK, from the coding sequence ATGAGCGACAGTCTGTATAACATTGGTGAATATCTTTCAAGAAGTGAACACCACCCATTTCTTACAGCCGATGGAAAGACTATGTACTTTCAGGCGAACTATGATACTTTAGGAGCTTATCATAGTGTTTGGGAAAGTAAAATGATAATTGATGAGAACGGGGATACTGTACTTACAGACATAAAAGAGGAACATCAGATAAAACTTCCAGAAAAGTTTTTATTATTTCAAAACTATCCAAACCCATTCAACCCAACAACAAAAATTAAATACACCGTAGCGGACGCATATTATGCGTCCCAAGCGTGGGTATCGCTCAAAGTATTTGACATACTCGGTAACGAAGTAACAACAATAGTCAACGAATACAAACCTGCAGGCAGTTATGAAGTAGAATTTCAATCTGCAGTCGGCAGTCATCAGTTGTCAAGCGGTGTTTATTATTACCAATTGAAGGTTGGCAACTTTATCGAAACGAAGAAGATGATCTTGTTGAAATAG
- a CDS encoding T9SS type A sorting domain-containing protein — protein MYFQANYDTLGGYYSVWESKMIVDENGDTVLTDIKEEHRTKLQEHFLLSQNYPNPFNPTTKIKYTVADAYYASPAWVTLKVYDILGNEVTTLVNEYKSAGSYEVEFNAAKLASGVYYYQMKVGNFIETKKMILLK, from the coding sequence ATGTACTTTCAGGCGAACTATGATACACTTGGAGGATACTATAGTGTTTGGGAAAGTAAAATGATAGTCGATGAGAATGGAGATACTGTACTTACAGATATAAAAGAGGAACATCGGACAAAACTTCAAGAGCACTTCTTATTATCCCAAAACTACCCAAACCCATTCAACCCAACAACAAAAATTAAATACACCGTAGCGGACGCATATTATGCGTCCCCCGCGTGGGTAACGCTCAAAGTATATGATATACTCGGTAACGAAGTAACAACACTCGTAAACGAATACAAATCCGCAGGCAGTTATGAAGTTGAATTCAATGCCGCAAAACTGGCAAGCGGTGTTTACTACTACCAAATGAAGGTTGGCAACTTTATCGAAACGAAGAAGATGATCTTGTTGAAATAA
- a CDS encoding T9SS type A sorting domain-containing protein translates to MGVWRSIGFVNGNGTTTEPHSYTFIDENLNEGLYQYRLKQIDFDGTYKYYELNETVEINSPNKFELSQNFPNPFNPSTKIKYTVPQTTRPLPGGESVYPPLAGGGLVTIKVFDVLGNEVTTLVNEYKPAGSYEVEFNAATLASGVYYYQLKVGNFIETKKMILLK, encoded by the coding sequence ATGGGTGTGTGGCGAAGCATTGGCTTCGTTAACGGAAACGGAACAACAACAGAACCACATTCATATACTTTTATCGATGAAAATTTGAATGAAGGATTGTATCAATACAGGCTAAAGCAGATAGATTTTGATGGAACATACAAGTACTATGAATTGAATGAAACGGTAGAAATAAATTCACCAAATAAATTTGAGTTATCCCAAAACTTTCCTAACCCATTTAATCCAAGCACAAAGATTAAGTACACTGTTCCTCAAACAACGCGTCCCCTCCCTGGAGGGGAAAGTGTTTACCCGCCTCTGGCGGGGGGTGGGTTGGTAACTATTAAAGTATTTGATGTATTAGGCAACGAAGTAACAACACTCGTTAACGAATACAAACCCGCAGGCAGCTATGAAGTTGAATTCAATGCCGCAACGCTGGCAAGCGGAGTTTATTACTATCAATTGAAGGTTGGCAACTTTATCGAAACGAAGAAGATGATTTTGTTAAAATAA
- a CDS encoding T9SS type A sorting domain-containing protein, which produces MTFKMKTQLLVLMVCIFTKLTIGQIIVTPAVEQWSKPKKIIYGITPSVSWDGNKLYFIGINGISYLEKIDTSWSEVHLLGPQVNNQTNVRKPVVSPDEKILIYAGHQTRRLFKTEWNEETNDWDTARIFTDNGISSGHGWWEAGSYLSDTSLFLEYLADGKITYYDSTTGIWSAPEYFPQFPFYTRSDWGSWVSPDWKKHYFVDGTSNLNLVVQYFDSTTGRYGTSSLLNLSIMSDSLYNIGEYLSRSEHHPFLTADGKTMYFQANYDTLGGYYSVWESKMIIDENGDTVLTDIKEEHQINLPEKFLLFQNYPNPFNPSTKIQYAISSRQFVTIKVFDVLGKEVATLVNEEKSAGQYEVEFNPESIIKNPASGVYFYQLRAGEFIETKKMLMIK; this is translated from the coding sequence ATGACCTTTAAAATGAAAACTCAACTGTTGGTGTTAATGGTTTGTATTTTTACCAAATTAACAATTGGACAAATAATTGTCACGCCCGCAGTTGAACAATGGAGTAAACCAAAAAAAATAATATATGGTATTACTCCCTCAGTATCATGGGATGGAAACAAATTATATTTCATTGGTATCAATGGCATTTCATACCTAGAAAAAATTGATACGAGTTGGTCAGAAGTACACCTTCTAGGTCCTCAAGTTAATAATCAGACAAATGTTCGAAAACCTGTTGTTTCTCCCGATGAAAAAATATTGATATATGCTGGTCACCAAACAAGAAGATTATTTAAAACGGAATGGAACGAAGAAACAAATGATTGGGACACAGCAAGAATATTTACTGACAATGGAATCAGTTCCGGTCACGGATGGTGGGAAGCAGGAAGTTATCTAAGTGATACATCACTCTTCTTAGAATATTTAGCGGATGGGAAAATAACATATTATGATTCTACGACAGGTATTTGGAGTGCTCCTGAGTACTTTCCTCAATTTCCTTTTTATACAAGATCAGATTGGGGATCGTGGGTATCGCCAGATTGGAAGAAACATTATTTCGTGGATGGAACCAGCAATTTAAATTTAGTAGTTCAGTATTTTGATTCAACGACAGGAAGATATGGAACTTCATCTCTACTAAATCTTTCAATAATGAGTGACAGCCTCTATAACATTGGCGAATATCTTTCAAGAAGTGAACACCATCCTTTTCTTACTGCCGATGGAAAGACAATGTACTTCCAGGCTAACTACGATACACTTGGAGGATACTATAGTGTTTGGGAAAGTAAAATGATAATTGATGAGAACGGGGACACTGTACTTACAGATATAAAGGAGGAACATCAGATAAATCTTCCAGAAAAGTTTTTATTATTTCAAAACTACCCAAACCCATTCAACCCGAGCACAAAAATTCAGTATGCAATTAGCAGTAGGCAGTTTGTAACAATAAAAGTGTTTGATGTATTAGGTAAAGAAGTTGCAACTCTTGTTAATGAAGAAAAATCTGCCGGACAATACGAAGTAGAATTCAACCCGGAATCAATTATCAAGAATCCGGCATCGGGAGTTTATTTCTACCAGTTAAGAGCGGGTGAGTTTATTGAAACAAAGAAGATGTTGATGATTAAGTGA
- a CDS encoding T9SS type A sorting domain-containing protein, with protein MKSLSLLLTIVFSTITFAQWNILNPHPTANTSYIGSAPSADRYITVTGQGEAIVTHDGGLTWDIVQIGGDGIYRSAYFLNNNTGWAVGSFVERLHKTTDGGLTWTWQPNAPDTTKYDVFFIDENIGWSIGFNGFIIKTTNGGSDWFSQSNTALTTRTLYGVFATDANNVFVAGATDAFIRSTDGGVNWIAIPPIYGTTTDFRGIHFPPTATGYLGFAVGHRNRIVRTTDGGSSWGSVYDGGGTNQLWAIDFDDSGINGLAVGAASTVLRTTNGGDTWSPVAGFPASQIFYSVRFGSNNVAYISGGNGYFFKSTDGGATWNELGYRFTTQRIRDVSFADNNNGYVVGTNFVARTTNGGTTWTQQTSPFTGDINEVVCTSPNVAIAGCDAGNIARTTNGGNNWELIATGISGTNSDILALDFWDDNNGIVAAYNGNVARTTDGGTTWNLIGFISPGNSWDMDMVDSLYGYVAATGERIFRTTDGGVNWTQQLGVGGLGTYGISFIDRNNGIAGGTSGNTYYTTNAGDTWNPAITPPGNTVWGIHLSPSPVYGSVGMTACASGYVYITTDGGANWTEEPRFTISTFDDIYMTDAANAWIVGNSGLILKYTNPANLPVELNSFTADVNGSNVTLNWSTSSEVNNNGFEVFRKKSEDISQETEWKLLGFVEGSGTTTEQKYYTFKDEQLDAGTYSYKIKQIDFDGTYKYYELNESVEIGSPNKFELSQNFPNPFNPSTKIKYTVPQTTRPLPGGERGGFVTLKVFDILGNEVTTLVNEYKPAGSYEVEFQSTAGSHQLASGFYYYQLKVGNFIETKKMILLK; from the coding sequence ATGAAAAGCCTATCACTACTACTGACCATTGTTTTTTCTACAATAACTTTTGCGCAGTGGAATATTTTAAATCCGCACCCTACTGCCAATACAAGTTATATCGGTTCGGCACCGTCTGCTGACAGGTATATTACTGTAACAGGACAGGGTGAAGCAATTGTTACGCACGATGGCGGTTTAACATGGGATATAGTTCAGATCGGCGGTGACGGTATTTACAGAAGCGCGTACTTTCTGAATAATAATACAGGGTGGGCAGTAGGTTCTTTTGTTGAACGACTTCATAAAACCACAGACGGCGGATTAACGTGGACATGGCAACCGAATGCGCCAGACACAACCAAGTATGATGTATTTTTTATTGATGAAAATATCGGCTGGAGTATTGGTTTTAACGGGTTCATAATTAAAACAACAAATGGTGGAAGTGATTGGTTTTCACAATCGAACACAGCCCTAACAACTCGTACGCTTTATGGTGTATTTGCAACCGATGCTAATAATGTTTTTGTTGCCGGAGCCACCGATGCATTTATAAGAAGTACTGATGGCGGAGTTAACTGGATTGCTATTCCTCCGATTTATGGAACAACCACCGATTTCCGCGGCATTCATTTTCCTCCAACTGCTACCGGTTACCTTGGATTTGCTGTAGGACACAGGAACAGGATTGTGAGGACTACAGATGGCGGATCAAGTTGGGGATCGGTTTATGACGGAGGCGGCACCAATCAACTCTGGGCAATTGATTTTGATGATAGCGGAATAAATGGTTTAGCAGTAGGTGCTGCAAGTACAGTGCTTCGTACTACTAATGGCGGTGATACATGGAGCCCTGTTGCGGGTTTTCCTGCAAGTCAGATTTTTTATTCTGTAAGGTTCGGATCCAACAATGTTGCATACATCTCCGGCGGAAACGGATATTTCTTTAAATCTACAGATGGCGGTGCTACGTGGAATGAACTCGGCTACAGATTTACGACACAGAGAATTCGTGATGTAAGCTTTGCAGATAATAATAATGGTTATGTTGTCGGAACAAACTTCGTTGCAAGAACAACAAACGGCGGAACTACATGGACTCAGCAGACATCTCCGTTCACCGGTGATATTAATGAAGTAGTTTGTACTTCACCTAATGTAGCTATTGCAGGTTGTGATGCCGGCAATATTGCCCGCACAACAAATGGCGGAAACAACTGGGAATTAATTGCAACGGGAATTTCAGGAACCAACTCTGATATTCTTGCATTGGATTTTTGGGATGATAACAATGGAATTGTTGCCGCTTATAATGGTAATGTTGCAAGAACAACAGATGGCGGCACTACCTGGAATCTAATTGGATTTATTTCGCCGGGTAATTCATGGGATATGGATATGGTTGATTCACTTTACGGATATGTTGCTGCAACAGGCGAAAGAATTTTCAGAACTACTGACGGCGGTGTAAACTGGACACAACAGCTTGGTGTCGGAGGATTAGGCACTTATGGAATTTCATTCATTGACAGGAATAATGGAATTGCCGGAGGAACGTCAGGCAATACTTATTACACAACCAACGCCGGCGATACATGGAATCCTGCAATAACACCACCCGGAAATACTGTATGGGGAATTCATTTATCTCCTTCACCGGTTTATGGTTCAGTTGGTATGACTGCCTGTGCAAGCGGTTATGTTTATATAACAACCGATGGCGGTGCTAACTGGACAGAAGAACCAAGATTTACAATTTCAACATTTGATGATATTTACATGACTGACGCTGCAAACGCATGGATAGTTGGCAACAGCGGATTGATTTTAAAATATACAAATCCGGCAAACCTGCCCGTCGAACTGAATTCATTCACAGCAGATGTAAATGGAAGTAATGTAACATTAAACTGGAGTACATCATCAGAAGTGAACAATAATGGATTTGAAGTTTTTAGGAAGAAGTCGGAAGACATAAGTCAGGAGACAGAATGGAAACTGTTAGGATTTGTAGAAGGAAGCGGGACAACCACAGAACAAAAATATTATACATTCAAAGATGAACAACTTGATGCTGGTACTTACTCATACAAAATAAAGCAAATAGATTTTGATGGAACATATAAGTACTATGAATTAAATGAGTCGGTTGAAATCGGGTCACCAAATAAATTTGAACTTTCACAAAACTTTCCCAATCCATTCAACCCAAGCACAAAGATTAAGTACACCGTTCCTCAAACAACGCGGCCCCTCCCTGGAGGGGAAAGGGGTGGGTTTGTGACATTAAAAGTCTTTGACATACTCGGTAACGAAGTAACGACACTCGTAAACGAATACAAACCCGCCGGCAGTTACGAAGTTGAATTCCAGTCCACAGCCGGCAGTCATCAGTTGGCAAGCGGATTTTATTACTACCAATTGAAGGTTGGCAACTTTATCGAAACGAAGAAGATGATCTTGTTAAAATAA
- a CDS encoding tetratricopeptide repeat protein, which yields MVGLILFFILSNTSFVKAQSADFDSLVTKGIKEIYSIKFSEAEVTFRKLIGDYPNHPAGRFFLAMIDWWKILLDLDNESYDDIFYQKLEDVIYQCDEILDKEPENVDALFFKGGAIGFRGRLRATRESWIKAADDGREALPIVERAYNIDPSNVDVQLGFGIYNYYASVIPQEYPIIKPLMLFFPSGDKQKGIGQLTNTAYNGKYAKYEARYFLMTLFYNYENNTAKAQEFADLLTNEFPNNPSFERWSGRIAVKQGNYKRASEIFTSILTKNEKKLTGYFNNRVKREALYYIAANFRSTFQPDSALAYFEESEKVSRLVDNEEESGFLINAVLYIGMLHEQLGNKEKAIQRYEQLLDMREYGNSHTVAEDYLERLRKN from the coding sequence ATTGTAGGTCTGATTTTATTTTTTATCCTCTCGAACACAAGTTTTGTTAAAGCTCAATCGGCAGATTTTGATTCACTTGTTACAAAGGGCATTAAAGAAATTTACAGCATTAAATTTTCTGAAGCGGAAGTAACATTCAGAAAATTAATCGGTGATTATCCAAATCATCCTGCCGGAAGATTTTTTCTCGCAATGATAGACTGGTGGAAAATACTTCTCGATCTCGACAATGAAAGTTACGATGACATTTTTTATCAGAAACTTGAAGATGTGATTTACCAGTGTGATGAGATACTTGATAAAGAACCTGAGAATGTGGACGCACTCTTCTTCAAAGGCGGCGCGATAGGATTCAGGGGAAGACTTCGTGCAACACGTGAAAGCTGGATTAAAGCTGCTGATGATGGTCGTGAGGCATTACCGATTGTTGAGCGCGCTTACAATATCGATCCTTCAAATGTTGATGTTCAGCTTGGCTTTGGAATTTATAATTACTACGCATCAGTAATTCCGCAGGAATACCCGATCATCAAACCTCTTATGCTTTTCTTTCCATCAGGTGACAAGCAAAAAGGAATCGGGCAGTTGACAAACACTGCTTACAACGGCAAGTACGCAAAGTATGAAGCACGTTATTTTCTTATGACTCTATTTTACAATTATGAAAACAATACGGCAAAGGCTCAGGAGTTTGCGGATTTGCTTACGAATGAATTCCCGAATAATCCTTCATTTGAAAGATGGTCAGGCAGAATAGCTGTCAAACAGGGAAATTATAAACGGGCTTCCGAAATTTTCACGAGCATCTTAACAAAGAATGAAAAAAAATTAACGGGCTATTTCAATAACAGGGTAAAGCGTGAAGCGCTTTATTATATAGCGGCGAATTTCAGAAGTACTTTTCAGCCGGACTCGGCGCTTGCTTATTTTGAAGAAAGTGAAAAAGTCTCACGCCTTGTTGATAACGAAGAAGAATCAGGATTTCTAATCAATGCTGTTTTATACATCGGCATGCTTCACGAACAATTAGGCAATAAAGAAAAAGCAATTCAAAGGTATGAGCAGTTACTTGATATGAGAGAGTACGGCAACTCACATACAGTCGCAGAGGATTACCTGGAAAGATTGCGGAAGAATTAA
- a CDS encoding glycine--tRNA ligase, translated as MFSLPLFSFTKLVIIHGNEEKFFTENCRIFWIPLIAPDLLYFAAKYFYFRRIFTIEKQKNNPNDTVEKIVSLAKRRGFVFQSSEIYGGLNGCWDYGPLGVELLKNIKEEWWKFMTYREDVEGLDASILMHPRVWEASGHVENFTDPMVDCKQCKARFRLDILADSLASKKRKKILEEFNTKFSIEGLAEQIKSADDNGLTELLNSFLESKEHSSNVLAEFNCPQCGNKGTFTSARQFNLMFKTFIGPLEESGNTVYLRPETAQGIFVNFLNVQSSARQKLPFGIAQIGKAFRNEINTKNFLFRTREFEQMEMQFFVKPTDDKKWYDYWKYERLEWFKSLGMSPEKLRYHDHPKDKLAHYAKEATDVEYLFPFGWGEIEGIHNRTNFDLSRHEEFSGKSLKYFDEESKEKFVPFIIETSAGASRSFMAFLVDAFYEEEVNGEMRSVLKFHPKLAPVKAAIFPLVNKDGMPEISRKIEADLRRHIKVFYDDKGAVGRRYRRQDEAGTPFCITVDTQTLTDNTVTIRERDSMEQVRVSTDKILTHLLEKINY; from the coding sequence ATGTTCTCTCTCCCTCTTTTTTCGTTTACAAAATTAGTGATTATTCATGGAAATGAAGAAAAATTTTTCACAGAAAATTGCAGAATATTTTGGATTCCGTTAATTGCGCCCGATTTACTATATTTTGCCGCAAAATATTTTTATTTCAGGAGGATCTTCACCATCGAAAAGCAGAAAAATAACCCGAATGATACAGTTGAAAAGATAGTCTCACTTGCAAAAAGGAGAGGATTCGTATTTCAGTCAAGCGAAATTTACGGCGGACTTAACGGCTGCTGGGATTACGGTCCGCTGGGAGTTGAACTTCTAAAAAACATTAAAGAAGAATGGTGGAAGTTCATGACTTACCGCGAAGATGTTGAAGGACTTGACGCGTCAATATTGATGCATCCGAGAGTATGGGAAGCATCAGGTCACGTTGAAAATTTTACTGACCCGATGGTTGATTGCAAACAATGTAAAGCAAGATTCCGCCTTGATATACTTGCTGATTCATTAGCTTCTAAAAAAAGAAAAAAAATCCTTGAAGAGTTTAATACAAAATTTTCAATTGAAGGATTAGCTGAACAAATAAAATCCGCTGATGATAACGGACTTACAGAATTGCTGAATTCTTTTCTCGAAAGTAAAGAACATAGTTCAAATGTTCTTGCAGAATTTAACTGTCCGCAATGCGGCAACAAGGGAACATTTACATCTGCACGTCAGTTTAATCTGATGTTTAAAACATTTATCGGTCCTCTTGAAGAAAGCGGAAACACAGTTTATCTGAGACCGGAAACAGCGCAGGGAATTTTTGTCAACTTCCTTAATGTACAAAGTTCAGCACGGCAAAAACTTCCTTTCGGAATTGCGCAGATCGGTAAAGCTTTCCGTAATGAAATAAACACAAAGAACTTTCTTTTCAGAACAAGAGAGTTTGAACAGATGGAAATGCAGTTCTTTGTAAAACCAACGGATGATAAAAAATGGTACGACTATTGGAAGTATGAAAGACTTGAATGGTTCAAATCACTTGGAATGTCGCCTGAAAAATTAAGATACCATGATCACCCGAAAGACAAACTTGCTCATTATGCAAAAGAAGCTACTGATGTTGAATATCTTTTCCCTTTCGGATGGGGAGAGATTGAAGGAATTCACAACAGAACCAATTTTGATTTAAGCAGGCACGAAGAATTTTCAGGTAAATCATTAAAATATTTTGATGAAGAATCGAAAGAAAAATTTGTTCCTTTCATAATTGAAACTTCAGCAGGTGCAAGCAGATCATTCATGGCTTTTTTAGTTGACGCATTTTATGAAGAAGAAGTTAACGGTGAAATGAGATCAGTTTTAAAATTTCATCCGAAGCTTGCGCCGGTTAAAGCCGCGATTTTCCCTCTTGTTAATAAAGACGGAATGCCGGAAATTTCAAGAAAGATTGAAGCCGATCTTCGCAGGCATATAAAAGTTTTTTATGATGATAAAGGCGCTGTGGGACGAAGATACAGACGACAGGATGAAGCAGGAACTCCATTCTGCATAACTGTTGATACTCAGACTTTAACTGATAACACAGTTACGATAAGAGAAAGAGATTCAATGGAACAGGTTCGCGTTAGTACTGATAAGATCTTAACACATTTGCTCGAGAAAATAAATTATTAA
- a CDS encoding DUF47 family protein — translation MFRSLMPKEEKYFEDFKEMISHIEEMAKYSENLFNSEVPDQNNFLKMKPLEVRCDEISSKITKRLNKTFITPFDREDIFALIKRLDDVSDMLLGAAARVDTFNLTKKIKYADKMAAIIHQQVIELGKAIQDLKIRSINECKAVKDLESEADKVYQQAMKELFVDETNAVELIKKKEILDLLERICDRCQSTANVILSIFIKNA, via the coding sequence ATGTTCAGAAGTTTAATGCCGAAGGAAGAAAAGTACTTTGAAGATTTTAAAGAAATGATCTCGCACATCGAAGAGATGGCAAAGTACTCGGAAAATCTTTTCAATTCAGAAGTGCCCGACCAGAACAACTTCCTTAAAATGAAACCGCTTGAAGTCCGCTGCGACGAGATCTCATCCAAGATCACCAAAAGATTAAACAAAACATTTATAACACCATTTGACCGCGAAGATATATTCGCACTCATCAAAAGACTTGATGATGTAAGCGATATGCTTCTCGGTGCTGCTGCAAGGGTTGATACTTTCAATCTTACAAAAAAAATAAAATACGCTGATAAGATGGCAGCTATAATTCATCAGCAGGTTATTGAACTTGGAAAAGCAATACAGGATCTGAAAATCAGAAGTATAAATGAATGCAAAGCAGTGAAAGATCTTGAGTCAGAAGCAGACAAAGTTTACCAGCAGGCTATGAAAGAATTATTCGTTGATGAAACGAACGCAGTTGAACTGATAAAGAAAAAAGAAATCCTCGATCTGTTAGAGAGGATTTGTGACAGATGCCAGTCAACAGCAAATGTAATTCTTTCAATCTTCATCAAAAACGCCTGA
- a CDS encoding inorganic phosphate transporter encodes MEIVILIIVLALVFDFYNGMNDAANSIATIVSTRVLTPLQAVAWAAFFNFIAAFAFGVSVATTIGKGIVDVSMVDNFVIFSGLIGAILLTATATHFGLPISVSHAIIGGYGGAALIKGGVAAIIVSGYTKVLIFIFLAPMLGMFMAYFFSIITMWIVRKMNPRKVDHYFRKLQLVSAAIYSLSHGSNDAQKTIGIITIVLFTNQMLGNTFYVPFWVIITSHAVIALGTLLGGWKVIKTLGMRVTKLTPFGGFSAETSAGLTIIWATLLGVPVSTTHTITGSIIGVGSVKGFSAVRWGVARNILWAWVLTIPLSAGFAMLTYLLATNVVGWFAG; translated from the coding sequence ATGGAAATTGTAATTCTGATTATTGTACTCGCTTTAGTGTTCGATTTTTATAATGGAATGAACGATGCCGCAAATTCAATTGCGACAATAGTATCAACAAGAGTTTTAACACCATTACAGGCTGTTGCCTGGGCAGCCTTTTTTAATTTTATAGCTGCATTTGCATTTGGTGTCAGCGTTGCAACAACGATTGGCAAGGGTATTGTCGATGTAAGTATGGTCGATAACTTTGTCATCTTTTCTGGTTTGATAGGCGCCATACTGCTCACTGCTACGGCAACACATTTTGGACTACCGATTAGTGTATCACATGCAATCATCGGAGGCTATGGCGGTGCTGCTCTGATTAAAGGAGGCGTTGCCGCAATTATAGTATCTGGTTATACCAAAGTTCTCATCTTCATTTTTCTCGCCCCGATGCTTGGCATGTTTATGGCGTACTTTTTTTCAATTATTACAATGTGGATTGTACGGAAAATGAATCCCAGAAAGGTTGATCACTATTTCCGAAAACTACAGCTTGTATCTGCCGCAATTTATAGTCTGAGCCATGGTTCAAATGATGCTCAAAAAACCATTGGAATTATAACCATAGTTTTATTTACGAATCAAATGCTTGGTAACACATTTTATGTTCCATTCTGGGTAATAATAACAAGCCACGCCGTAATTGCCTTAGGCACTTTACTTGGCGGTTGGAAAGTTATTAAGACATTAGGTATGCGTGTTACAAAGTTGACTCCATTCGGAGGATTTAGCGCCGAAACTTCAGCAGGCTTAACAATTATCTGGGCAACTTTACTTGGTGTTCCCGTCAGTACAACCCACACAATAACAGGTTCAATTATAGGTGTTGGTTCCGTAAAAGGATTTTCAGCAGTAAGATGGGGAGTAGCAAGAAATATTTTATGGGCATGGGTGCTAACAATTCCGCTCTCAGCAGGATTTGCTATGCTGACTTATCTGTTAGCAACTAACGTAGTTGGATGGTTTGCAGGTTAA
- a CDS encoding DUF2520 domain-containing protein, whose amino-acid sequence MKKKKLNITFIGAGKIAHSLSISLLPKYSIESVISRSISSARSLAKKLSVKNYSDNLKDIPPTSDLIILALPDDQIEKVSAKISKLKINFEGKTFIHLSGSENIDALYALRQKGASTGSVHIMQTFPSKKIVSIKNCFAAIESDNSKTEKLLFSVAKSVALKPFKIYSEQKSLYHLSGVFAANFLTGNFYSADTVFKQTNSDMSSYKLLGPIAEKTLANVEKYGVSKSLSGPVERGDLNTIEKHLRDLRSVSIKSANKNLLKLINLSYLVQSLILVQVAENKTGKLSSSQKKIKTLLQTQIKKIKF is encoded by the coding sequence TTGAAAAAGAAAAAACTGAATATCACATTTATCGGCGCAGGAAAGATTGCTCATTCACTGTCAATTAGTCTTCTACCAAAATATAGCATCGAAAGTGTGATAAGCAGAAGTATTAGCTCTGCTCGTAGTCTTGCAAAAAAACTTTCTGTAAAAAATTATTCTGATAATTTGAAAGATATCCCGCCAACATCGGATTTAATCATTCTTGCTTTGCCAGATGATCAGATAGAAAAAGTTTCAGCAAAGATCAGTAAGCTGAAAATAAATTTTGAGGGAAAAACTTTTATTCATCTGAGTGGCTCTGAAAATATCGATGCGCTTTATGCGTTGAGACAAAAAGGAGCTTCAACCGGTTCAGTTCATATTATGCAGACATTCCCATCAAAAAAAATCGTTAGCATAAAAAATTGTTTTGCAGCAATTGAGAGTGATAATTCAAAAACTGAAAAATTATTATTCAGTGTCGCAAAGTCAGTTGCGTTAAAGCCATTCAAAATTTATTCTGAGCAAAAGTCTTTGTATCATCTTTCCGGAGTTTTTGCGGCGAATTTTCTTACAGGAAATTTTTATTCAGCAGATACAGTTTTCAAACAAACTAATTCAGATATGTCTTCATACAAATTACTGGGACCAATTGCTGAGAAAACCTTAGCAAACGTTGAGAAGTACGGGGTTTCTAAATCACTCTCAGGTCCTGTTGAAAGAGGGGATTTGAATACAATAGAAAAGCATCTAAGAGATCTGAGATCAGTAAGTATTAAGAGTGCAAATAAAAATTTGTTAAAGCTAATAAATCTCAGCTACCTGGTTCAGTCTTTAATATTAGTTCAGGTAGCAGAAAATAAAACAGGTAAACTTTCGTCGTCTCAAAAAAAAATAAAAACTTTACTTCAAACCCAAATCAAAAAGATTAAGTTTTAA